From a single Roseibium algicola genomic region:
- a CDS encoding ABC transporter permease → MDNSRLSTVLAIPRRPWFWAFAASALAYFATLSLTEGRGGGELLSAALTFASFSAIVGLGQMFVITLGPGNVDLSIPATMTLAGTLSLKFMDGAANLILPGLAVAFAVGIGAGTFNYLLIRLLRIPPIIATLSASFLYQSLAIWWNRGLRIKPPEALADFSTGAIAGLPNLTIIGVLIALLSWVVLEHSIFGRWVSAFGQNTRAARLSGIPVETVRAVTYIASAVLAAFTGYLLASFSGGAALNMGTEYLLISIAVVVIGGCSIAGGNSNVPGIWGGALLMFLVVSMLNSYGFGAGVRLIMTGAIIIGIVAAASGKGRPT, encoded by the coding sequence ATGGATAACTCCCGTCTTTCGACAGTTCTCGCCATCCCCAGAAGACCCTGGTTCTGGGCATTCGCGGCCAGTGCCCTTGCCTATTTCGCAACCCTTTCGCTGACGGAAGGACGCGGTGGAGGGGAGCTTCTTTCCGCAGCGCTGACCTTTGCCTCCTTCTCGGCCATTGTCGGGCTGGGTCAGATGTTCGTCATTACGCTAGGGCCGGGCAATGTCGATCTGTCGATCCCTGCGACCATGACGCTGGCTGGCACGCTGTCGCTCAAGTTCATGGATGGCGCGGCAAATCTCATCTTGCCGGGGCTCGCCGTTGCCTTTGCCGTCGGTATCGGCGCGGGCACATTCAATTACCTGCTGATCCGGCTTTTGCGGATCCCGCCAATCATTGCGACCCTTTCAGCGTCTTTCCTTTATCAGTCGCTGGCGATCTGGTGGAACCGCGGCCTCAGGATCAAGCCGCCCGAGGCGCTCGCGGATTTTTCGACCGGTGCCATCGCAGGCCTGCCGAACCTGACGATCATCGGCGTGCTGATTGCGCTGTTGAGCTGGGTGGTTCTGGAACACTCGATCTTCGGACGCTGGGTGTCCGCCTTCGGGCAGAACACGCGCGCGGCCCGACTAAGCGGGATCCCGGTGGAGACGGTCCGCGCGGTCACCTATATCGCGTCCGCCGTCCTGGCCGCGTTCACCGGATACCTTCTGGCGAGCTTTTCAGGAGGTGCCGCGCTGAACATGGGCACGGAATATCTCCTGATTTCCATCGCCGTCGTTGTGATCGGAGGCTGCTCGATCGCAGGCGGCAATTCGAATGTTCCGGGCATCTGGGGTGGGGCGCTGCTGATGTTCCTGGTCGTCTCGATGTTGAATTCCTACGGCTTCGGCGCAGGCGTGCGCCTGATCATGACCGGCGCCATCATCATTGGCATCGTCGCTGCCGCATCCGGAAAGGGCAGACCCACATGA
- a CDS encoding SMP-30/gluconolactonase/LRE family protein, giving the protein MNSFSSPYQIDDPRFRNLIQKNARLRQLATGFEWTEGPVWFADHQHLFFSDIPANRMMRLTLDGQVSTYRQPSDYSNGNTRDRQGRLVSCQHGTRSVTRTELDGTRTVIADSYQGKRLNSPNDVIVQSTGAIWFSDPTYGILSDYEGYTAEPEQAARNVFRVDPATGEVEAMITDFTQPNGLAFSADESVLYVAESGSSHDAGVPSVIRSFKLDDTGRILSDDVFATVDRGLPDGMRVDIAGNLWSSASDGIHCFHPDGTRLGKILVPEVVSNLCFGGVRGNRLLITATTSVYEIAVNARSAI; this is encoded by the coding sequence ATGAACAGTTTCTCTTCTCCCTATCAGATCGACGATCCCCGGTTCAGGAACCTGATCCAGAAGAATGCAAGGTTGCGCCAACTTGCGACCGGCTTTGAATGGACAGAAGGGCCCGTCTGGTTTGCCGATCACCAGCACCTGTTTTTTTCCGATATTCCCGCAAACCGGATGATGCGGCTGACACTCGATGGCCAGGTCAGCACCTACCGCCAGCCTTCGGATTATTCCAACGGCAACACCCGGGATCGTCAGGGCAGGCTGGTGTCCTGTCAGCACGGAACCCGTTCCGTTACCCGGACCGAGCTGGACGGCACCCGCACCGTGATTGCAGACAGCTACCAGGGAAAACGTCTCAATTCACCGAATGACGTGATCGTCCAGTCGACCGGTGCGATCTGGTTCTCCGATCCGACCTACGGCATCCTGAGCGATTATGAAGGCTACACGGCAGAGCCGGAGCAGGCGGCCCGCAATGTCTTCCGCGTTGATCCGGCGACTGGGGAGGTCGAGGCAATGATCACCGACTTCACCCAGCCGAACGGTCTGGCCTTTTCAGCGGACGAGAGCGTTCTCTACGTGGCGGAATCCGGCTCCAGTCATGATGCCGGGGTTCCCTCCGTCATCCGCTCCTTCAAACTGGACGACACCGGCAGGATCCTGTCGGACGATGTTTTTGCCACGGTTGACCGGGGCCTTCCCGATGGAATGCGGGTTGATATCGCCGGCAATCTTTGGAGTTCGGCGTCCGACGGCATCCACTGTTTCCACCCCGACGGGACCCGGCTCGGGAAGATCCTGGTGCCGGAAGTGGTCTCTAACCTGTGTTTCGGTGGCGTGCGCGGCAACCGGTTGCTGATCACCGCAACCACGTCGGTTTATGAGATTGCGGTCAACGCAAGATCGGCGATCTGA
- a CDS encoding LacI family DNA-binding transcriptional regulator — protein sequence MMDVAAMAGVSQATVSLVLNGSRGAKLSDATRKRVHEAARELGYNLIRRGARTVPDDRSNIVFIADEITTDPWMALAFEGVRDKAYEYGINVSLAVSHGDEETEQMIVNQMSRLPLLGMIYGTILTRRVELSSAFDGQHTVLLNCYNADRSLPSVVPGDVLGGRTATDHLIKAGYKRIALINGQSGVEATRDRLKGYRQALSSHDIPFDGDLVKPGNWEPLSGYEHTHALMNLDMPPDAIFCANDLMALGCFDALKERGLRIPEDIAVIGFDNREISESTHPPLSTLVLPQYEMGEIAFELLLDNANGRQSGPAQIKVECPLIERASVRAAKPVLGQEAEML from the coding sequence ATGATGGATGTTGCGGCAATGGCCGGAGTTTCGCAGGCAACGGTATCGCTCGTCCTGAACGGAAGCCGCGGCGCGAAGTTGAGCGACGCGACGCGCAAGCGCGTGCACGAAGCCGCCAGAGAACTGGGGTACAATCTGATACGCCGGGGGGCGCGGACGGTGCCCGATGACCGGTCGAACATTGTTTTCATTGCGGACGAAATCACAACCGATCCGTGGATGGCTCTGGCTTTCGAAGGTGTTCGGGACAAGGCGTACGAATACGGCATCAACGTCAGTCTGGCAGTCAGCCACGGAGACGAAGAAACCGAGCAGATGATCGTCAACCAGATGAGCCGCCTGCCTCTTCTGGGCATGATCTACGGCACGATCCTGACCCGGCGCGTCGAACTGTCTTCTGCCTTTGACGGCCAGCACACCGTGCTCCTGAACTGTTACAACGCCGATCGCTCCCTTCCCTCAGTCGTACCTGGCGACGTTCTGGGAGGGCGGACGGCAACCGATCATCTGATCAAGGCCGGCTACAAACGCATTGCCCTGATCAACGGCCAGTCGGGCGTGGAAGCGACGCGGGACAGGCTCAAAGGCTACCGGCAAGCCCTCTCGAGCCACGACATTCCTTTCGACGGCGACCTCGTCAAACCGGGCAACTGGGAGCCGCTGTCCGGTTACGAGCACACCCATGCGCTCATGAATCTCGACATGCCACCGGATGCAATTTTCTGCGCGAACGATCTCATGGCCCTTGGGTGTTTCGACGCCCTGAAGGAACGCGGCCTGCGGATACCGGAAGACATTGCGGTGATCGGATTTGACAATCGGGAAATTTCCGAAAGCACGCATCCACCGCTTTCAACACTCGTATTGCCACAATACGAGATGGGAGAAATCGCCTTCGAACTGCTGCTCGACAATGCGAATGGCCGCCAGTCCGGACCGGCCCAGATCAAGGTCGAATGCCCGCTCATCGAGCGGGCGTCCGTAAGGGCTGCAAAACCGGTTCTCGGACAGGAAGCCGAAATGCTGTAG
- a CDS encoding ABC transporter permease, with product MTTLEQAIGHSQHGSPFSRIFNSQIFWVFLAALLACVALSLLTDSFATQRNLFNVTRNFAFVGLIAIGMTTVIASGGIDLSVGSTVVLSAMVISVLMSSGNPFWISAIAALVAAGIVGAINGTLIAYVGMPAFVVTLGMLSAARSLAMVLSNNKMIWEFGPDHDLLLWVGGGSTLGLPHPIYVLGLLTIVMSVVFRWTRWGQYVFAIGGNEQAATLTGIPVKRIKVSIYVFSAMTAGVAGILMAGWLGSVTTNLGQAMELTVIAAAVIGGANLAGGQGTALGAVIGALLIEVIRNSLILLGISTFWQGMFIGCFIVIAVAFDRVRNLRSLD from the coding sequence ATGACAACTCTTGAGCAAGCCATTGGGCACAGCCAGCACGGATCGCCCTTCTCCAGGATATTCAACTCCCAGATTTTCTGGGTCTTTCTGGCAGCCCTTCTTGCCTGTGTCGCCTTGTCTTTGCTGACGGATTCCTTCGCAACCCAGCGCAATCTGTTCAATGTGACACGCAACTTTGCATTTGTCGGCCTGATCGCGATCGGCATGACGACCGTAATTGCGTCGGGAGGGATTGATCTGTCCGTCGGATCGACAGTCGTCCTGTCCGCGATGGTCATCAGTGTCCTGATGTCATCGGGAAACCCGTTCTGGATATCAGCGATCGCGGCACTTGTCGCAGCGGGTATTGTCGGAGCGATCAACGGTACATTGATTGCTTACGTGGGCATGCCGGCGTTTGTGGTGACGCTCGGGATGCTGTCGGCCGCCAGATCTCTGGCAATGGTCCTGTCCAACAACAAGATGATCTGGGAATTCGGCCCCGATCACGACCTTTTGTTATGGGTCGGCGGCGGCTCGACACTGGGTTTGCCGCATCCGATCTACGTACTCGGTCTTCTGACCATCGTGATGAGCGTGGTGTTTCGGTGGACGAGATGGGGCCAATATGTGTTTGCCATCGGCGGAAACGAGCAGGCAGCGACCCTGACAGGCATTCCGGTGAAGCGAATCAAGGTCTCGATCTATGTGTTTTCGGCCATGACCGCGGGGGTCGCCGGCATCCTCATGGCCGGCTGGCTCGGCAGCGTGACGACAAATCTGGGACAGGCGATGGAACTGACGGTGATTGCCGCGGCGGTGATTGGAGGTGCCAATCTTGCCGGAGGCCAGGGAACGGCCCTTGGAGCGGTCATCGGGGCTCTCTTGATCGAAGTGATCAGGAACTCTCTGATACTTCTTGGCATCTCGACGTTCTGGCAAGGCATGTTCATCGGCTGCTTCATTGTCATTGCAGTTGCATTCGACCGCGTCCGCAATTTGCGTTCACTCGACTAA
- a CDS encoding ATP-binding cassette domain-containing protein, translated as MSRLRLSGISKSFGAIQALNDVSLEVAPGEVLGLMGDNGAGKSTLVKIVAGNFRPTHGSISIDDTSMDFHRPLDAQVEGIEVVYQDLALCDNLSAASNVFLGREPRRSFGGIKLLDYATMYKRSADLFAVLKSETRPRDLVRRMSGGQRQAVAIARTLLSNAKIVLMDEPTAAISVRQVAEVLDLIHRLSDQGISVVLISHRMPDVFAVCSRIAVLRRGQLVACKPANESSPEEVTGLITGAIETA; from the coding sequence ATGTCGAGGCTGAGGCTGAGCGGAATCTCAAAAAGCTTTGGAGCCATTCAGGCTTTGAACGACGTATCCCTGGAAGTGGCTCCGGGCGAGGTGCTGGGACTGATGGGGGACAACGGTGCGGGTAAATCAACCCTGGTAAAGATCGTTGCGGGCAACTTCAGGCCCACCCACGGTTCGATTTCCATTGATGACACCAGCATGGATTTTCATCGTCCGCTCGACGCGCAGGTAGAAGGTATTGAGGTCGTTTATCAGGACCTGGCGCTTTGCGATAACCTGTCGGCGGCGTCCAATGTCTTTCTTGGCAGAGAGCCGCGGCGGTCCTTCGGCGGGATCAAGCTGCTGGACTATGCCACCATGTACAAGCGCTCAGCGGATCTATTCGCGGTCCTCAAATCCGAAACCCGCCCTCGAGACCTTGTCAGGCGTATGTCCGGCGGGCAGCGGCAGGCTGTGGCCATTGCAAGAACGCTTCTTTCCAACGCCAAAATCGTCCTCATGGATGAGCCGACCGCCGCCATTTCGGTACGCCAGGTTGCCGAGGTCCTGGACCTGATCCATCGGCTGAGTGACCAGGGTATCAGCGTTGTCCTGATCAGCCACAGAATGCCGGATGTGTTTGCGGTCTGCAGCCGCATCGCCGTGCTGCGAAGAGGACAACTCGTGGCTTGCAAGCCGGCAAACGAAAGTTCTCCGGAAGAGGTGACCGGTTTGATTACCGGCGCCATTGAAACGGCTTGA
- a CDS encoding NAD-dependent epimerase/dehydratase family protein, translating to MKLLLTGATGKVGQNFLPRFLSEDMFSGWSVVALCNNRTIDPGDRVEVIRGSIADPACVSKAMAGVTHVLHMAAVKESPELAIDVSVKGMFVLLEEFRKLANARQFVLISGDCAVGHAFQPYSEPVTETSERKAYPGCYALTKVLEEVMLEQYRHQYGLNGCILRAPWIMEKDDFKFALSFGPDQFGGPLWSDFLAADEIQRLAGGRFAPLLLDREGAPLKRNFVHVDDLVSAILAALDSPKAAGQLFNISMNEPVDYRCVASHLAATRSYEIAEIPTSLHSNWLDNSKARQRLGWEPSVDLEALVEGAWNYRRDIKDPRKIWYPG from the coding sequence ATGAAGCTTCTGCTTACAGGTGCCACGGGCAAGGTCGGGCAAAACTTCCTGCCGCGCTTTCTGTCTGAGGACATGTTCAGCGGGTGGAGTGTTGTGGCTCTGTGCAACAACCGGACGATCGATCCCGGCGACCGCGTAGAGGTCATCCGCGGCTCAATTGCCGATCCTGCTTGTGTGTCGAAAGCCATGGCCGGTGTTACGCATGTGCTTCACATGGCAGCCGTCAAGGAATCTCCCGAACTTGCAATCGACGTTTCCGTGAAAGGAATGTTTGTCCTGCTCGAAGAGTTCCGGAAACTGGCAAATGCAAGGCAATTCGTTCTGATCAGCGGGGACTGTGCCGTTGGTCATGCCTTCCAGCCATATTCGGAGCCGGTTACGGAAACTTCGGAACGCAAGGCTTATCCGGGTTGTTATGCCCTGACCAAGGTTCTGGAAGAGGTAATGCTGGAGCAATACCGGCATCAATATGGTCTGAACGGCTGCATATTGCGCGCACCCTGGATCATGGAAAAGGACGACTTCAAGTTTGCGCTGAGCTTTGGTCCAGACCAGTTCGGCGGCCCCTTGTGGTCGGACTTTCTTGCCGCCGATGAAATCCAGCGCCTTGCCGGCGGCCGATTTGCCCCGTTGCTGCTGGACCGGGAAGGCGCGCCGCTCAAGCGCAATTTTGTGCACGTGGATGATCTTGTTTCCGCGATCCTTGCGGCATTGGACAGTCCGAAGGCGGCTGGCCAGCTTTTCAATATCTCCATGAACGAACCGGTAGACTACCGGTGCGTCGCCAGCCATCTCGCGGCCACAAGATCCTACGAAATCGCGGAAATTCCGACCTCTCTCCACAGCAACTGGCTCGACAATTCCAAGGCGCGCCAGAGGCTGGGCTGGGAACCGTCGGTAGACCTGGAGGCTCTTGTTGAAGGGGCCTGGAACTACAGAAGGGACATCAAAGATCCCCGTAAAATCTGGTACCCGGGGTAA
- a CDS encoding substrate-binding domain-containing protein — protein MRRNLLLLGAAAVLAISVGSSLAQDKKTLAIVVKGLDNPFFEQINLGCQKWMSENADSEYECLYTGPASSADEAGEVQIVDDLLTRGVAAIAISPSNAPAMANRIRQIAPSVPVMTIDADFLADDRDLRKTYLGTDNYLMGVKMAEEAAKLKADGGTVCLQLGNVAADNINARAQGFRDTAAGEKGVDRLTGQNGWTEIDGCPVFTNDQADLANQQMADTFIANPDLDAFILIGGWAQFAPQAYTQVTDQVMDKLKSKDLIIIAGDTLPPQTKAFRDGRSHAQVGQRPFEMGYRAPDVMMQLINGDSVDDPLYTGLDVCNQEDPGFCADN, from the coding sequence ATGAGACGGAATTTACTGTTGCTTGGCGCCGCTGCCGTTTTGGCAATTTCAGTCGGATCGAGCCTTGCACAAGACAAGAAAACCCTCGCAATCGTGGTGAAGGGGCTTGATAACCCTTTCTTCGAACAGATCAATCTGGGTTGCCAGAAGTGGATGTCCGAAAACGCGGACAGCGAATATGAATGTCTTTATACCGGCCCCGCATCATCCGCCGACGAGGCTGGCGAGGTCCAGATCGTGGATGATCTGCTTACCCGCGGTGTTGCCGCAATCGCCATTTCGCCGTCCAACGCGCCTGCCATGGCAAACCGCATCCGTCAGATCGCGCCAAGCGTGCCGGTCATGACCATTGATGCGGATTTCCTGGCCGACGACCGCGACCTTCGCAAGACCTATCTTGGCACCGACAATTATCTGATGGGCGTCAAGATGGCCGAGGAGGCCGCGAAGCTCAAGGCGGATGGCGGAACGGTGTGCCTGCAACTTGGAAACGTTGCTGCCGACAATATCAATGCCCGGGCTCAGGGGTTCCGTGATACGGCCGCTGGAGAAAAAGGTGTCGATCGCCTGACTGGCCAGAACGGCTGGACCGAGATCGATGGATGTCCCGTTTTCACCAATGACCAGGCTGATCTTGCAAACCAGCAGATGGCTGACACGTTCATCGCCAATCCCGATCTTGATGCGTTCATCCTGATCGGTGGGTGGGCTCAGTTCGCGCCGCAGGCCTATACGCAGGTGACGGATCAGGTGATGGACAAGCTGAAGTCCAAGGATCTGATCATCATCGCCGGCGATACCTTGCCGCCTCAGACGAAAGCCTTCCGCGATGGCAGGAGTCATGCTCAGGTCGGCCAGAGGCCGTTTGAAATGGGCTATCGTGCACCGGACGTGATGATGCAGCTCATCAACGGAGATAGCGTAGACGATCCGCTCTATACGGGGCTGGATGTCTGTAACCAGGAAGATCCTGGTTTCTGCGCAGACAACTAG
- a CDS encoding sugar-binding protein, producing MKLRKTLCVAAIATLAATAAHSQEKPQLAFVVNAASDFWKLAEAGVNAAQAELPGYELQFRYPAQGTAALQNALMDDLVAAGTDAIMISSVDPKTSTDAFNRVAAQVPLFTTDSDAPESDRIAYLGSSNTLAGNQAGEIAIKALPDGGTCMGFVGFLGADNAKERIAGFRETVKDKGIELVDVRGDDVDFAKARSNVDDVLAANPEIDCMVGFYSYNPPKIYEALQAAGKLREITVIAFDEDPITLGAIREGSFAGTVVQDPYQWGYQGMHLMADFLEGDKSGIPADGLIIVPTKIIDAENVDPFEQQLKERIKG from the coding sequence TTGAAACTTCGTAAAACCCTTTGCGTGGCAGCCATTGCCACACTCGCCGCCACGGCGGCGCATTCGCAGGAAAAGCCGCAATTGGCATTCGTTGTGAACGCGGCCTCCGACTTCTGGAAACTGGCTGAAGCCGGCGTGAACGCCGCGCAGGCGGAGCTGCCCGGCTATGAGCTTCAGTTCCGGTATCCCGCCCAGGGAACGGCAGCGCTTCAGAATGCCCTCATGGACGACTTGGTGGCTGCCGGGACTGACGCCATCATGATTTCGTCTGTGGATCCCAAGACATCGACCGACGCCTTCAATCGTGTTGCCGCACAGGTGCCGCTGTTCACGACGGACAGCGATGCACCGGAAAGCGACCGGATTGCCTATCTGGGGTCTTCGAACACGCTTGCTGGAAATCAGGCTGGCGAAATTGCAATCAAGGCCTTGCCGGACGGGGGAACCTGCATGGGTTTTGTCGGCTTTCTCGGTGCCGATAACGCCAAGGAACGCATCGCCGGTTTCCGCGAAACCGTGAAAGACAAGGGCATCGAGCTGGTCGACGTCCGAGGTGACGACGTCGACTTCGCCAAGGCCCGGTCGAACGTCGATGACGTTCTCGCTGCCAATCCGGAAATCGACTGCATGGTCGGCTTCTACTCATACAATCCCCCGAAGATCTACGAAGCGCTTCAGGCGGCTGGCAAACTGCGTGAAATCACCGTCATTGCCTTCGACGAGGACCCGATCACTCTCGGTGCTATCCGTGAAGGCAGCTTCGCCGGAACGGTGGTGCAGGATCCTTATCAGTGGGGCTATCAGGGCATGCACCTGATGGCCGACTTTCTGGAAGGCGACAAATCCGGAATTCCGGCTGATGGTCTGATCATCGTACCGACGAAGATCATCGATGCGGAAAATGTCGATCCGTTCGAACAGCAGCTGAAAGAGCGCATCAAAGGCTAG
- a CDS encoding sugar ABC transporter ATP-binding protein — protein sequence MIPGFEKISLELTRVTKVYPGVVALQDVDLSIKGGEIVGLIGENGAGKSTLMKVLGGAISPDGGDIIIDGVRTGGLTPAEASALGIAFVHQELNPFSNLDVTANVLLGREITSGPLRLLDRRAMVAKVEPILEMLGTRFGASDSVADLSLADQQLLEIARALSMNARLVILDEPTSSLTLSETDRLLQVMRQLKDQGVAILFISHRLSEVEDVADRVVCLRDGRNAGALVGAGIRKDRMVRMMIGRDVGQFYEKKPHQLREPVLELQGVRTSTFPGSHVDLTLHAGEILGVAGLVGAGRTELARAVFGVEPLVDGTIRLNGRELQTHSVPEAIAAGLSLVPENRKEQGLLLDFAICANISLPCLNKLSRRGVVDRAREATLAESSRDRLSIKTSAITRAAAELSGGNQQKVVLAKWLAMKPKVLIFDEPTRGIDVGAKAEVYHLMQALADEGVGILMISSDMEEVIGVSDRVAVMRRGHVSGILGRDELTEENILRLAVG from the coding sequence TTGATCCCCGGATTTGAGAAGATTTCCCTCGAACTCACACGGGTAACGAAAGTCTATCCGGGTGTCGTTGCCCTTCAGGATGTCGATTTGAGCATCAAGGGCGGAGAAATCGTTGGCCTGATCGGCGAAAACGGCGCCGGCAAGTCCACCTTGATGAAAGTGCTGGGTGGCGCGATCTCCCCTGACGGGGGTGATATTATCATAGACGGCGTCCGGACCGGTGGACTGACCCCGGCCGAAGCTTCTGCGCTCGGCATTGCCTTCGTCCATCAGGAGCTCAATCCGTTTTCAAATCTTGACGTGACCGCAAACGTGCTTCTGGGCCGCGAAATCACATCCGGTCCGCTACGATTGCTCGACCGGCGCGCCATGGTGGCCAAGGTGGAGCCTATTCTCGAGATGCTCGGTACGCGTTTCGGTGCCAGCGACTCCGTTGCGGACCTTTCGCTCGCAGATCAGCAATTGCTCGAAATTGCCCGCGCATTGTCGATGAATGCACGCCTGGTCATTCTCGATGAGCCGACGTCAAGTCTCACCTTGTCGGAAACCGACAGGCTGCTTCAGGTCATGCGGCAGCTGAAAGATCAGGGCGTTGCAATCCTGTTTATCAGCCATCGTCTGAGTGAAGTGGAAGACGTCGCGGACAGGGTTGTGTGCCTGCGCGATGGCAGGAACGCAGGCGCACTGGTGGGCGCCGGCATCCGCAAGGACAGAATGGTGCGGATGATGATCGGCAGGGATGTCGGTCAGTTCTATGAAAAAAAGCCCCACCAATTGCGCGAGCCGGTGCTTGAGCTGCAGGGTGTGCGCACGTCGACTTTTCCCGGCTCACACGTCGACCTGACACTTCATGCCGGTGAGATCCTCGGAGTTGCCGGTTTGGTAGGTGCGGGCCGAACGGAACTTGCACGCGCTGTCTTCGGTGTGGAGCCTCTGGTTGATGGCACCATCCGGCTCAACGGCCGGGAATTGCAAACTCATTCAGTTCCAGAAGCGATTGCCGCAGGGCTGTCGTTGGTGCCGGAAAACAGAAAAGAGCAGGGCCTTCTTCTTGATTTTGCGATCTGCGCGAACATTTCCTTGCCCTGTCTCAACAAGCTGAGCCGCCGCGGTGTCGTTGACCGGGCGCGCGAGGCAACGTTGGCGGAAAGCTCGCGCGACCGGCTTTCCATCAAGACCAGCGCCATCACACGGGCCGCTGCTGAGTTGTCCGGCGGAAACCAGCAGAAGGTGGTGCTGGCGAAGTGGCTGGCGATGAAGCCAAAGGTTCTCATTTTCGACGAACCGACCAGAGGCATCGATGTGGGCGCGAAGGCGGAAGTCTATCACCTCATGCAGGCGCTCGCGGACGAAGGCGTCGGTATCCTGATGATCTCGAGCGACATGGAGGAAGTCATCGGGGTGTCGGATCGTGTGGCCGTCATGCGTCGGGGGCACGTGTCGGGGATCCTGGGTCGTGACGAACTGACGGAAGAAAACATACTCCGGCTGGCGGTCGGGTAA
- a CDS encoding ABC transporter permease: MQKKDIGLAVLVLVVGTVVALINPRFLSPINLANTANLIGLFGLFSLAEAFVIVTAGIELSVGSLIALLGVIFVDLIVQQGVPWPVACLIVLLLGACFGFIHGWLITRLKLQPFIVTLCGLLIYRGVARFYTKDGTAGFSFGDSFPVLEWLISGRSGGVPHSIIAFTIIAVIAWFVLHRTVFGRHLFAVGKNEEAARYTGINTRRVIALAYVICAVLTGLSAIFFAMYTRSIHPASHGNFYELYAIAAAVLGGFSLRGGEGSVVGVVLGVVLLQMLQNLVNLLGIPSSLNFAVMGSVILIGVIADNQIAKHRNSRRQASALATIAPANREPRSEAV; encoded by the coding sequence ATGCAAAAGAAGGATATCGGACTGGCGGTACTTGTTCTGGTGGTCGGGACAGTTGTCGCCCTGATCAATCCCCGGTTCTTGTCGCCGATCAACCTGGCGAACACGGCCAATCTCATTGGTCTTTTCGGGCTGTTTTCCCTTGCAGAAGCTTTCGTGATCGTGACGGCCGGTATCGAGTTGTCCGTCGGTTCTCTTATCGCGCTCCTTGGTGTCATCTTCGTCGATCTGATCGTTCAGCAGGGCGTTCCCTGGCCGGTTGCCTGCCTGATCGTGCTTCTGCTGGGAGCCTGTTTCGGTTTCATCCACGGCTGGCTGATCACCCGGTTGAAGCTTCAGCCCTTCATCGTCACCTTGTGCGGCCTCCTGATCTATCGCGGGGTCGCGCGGTTCTACACCAAGGACGGGACGGCAGGCTTTTCGTTCGGAGACAGTTTTCCGGTTCTGGAGTGGCTGATTTCGGGGCGGAGCGGTGGTGTCCCCCACTCGATTATCGCCTTCACCATTATAGCGGTGATCGCCTGGTTCGTGCTTCATCGCACAGTTTTCGGCAGGCATCTTTTCGCTGTGGGCAAGAACGAGGAAGCAGCCCGCTACACCGGAATCAACACGAGGCGGGTCATTGCTCTGGCCTATGTCATCTGCGCTGTTCTAACCGGTCTCTCGGCCATCTTCTTTGCCATGTATACCCGCTCCATCCACCCCGCATCCCACGGCAATTTTTATGAACTCTATGCAATTGCAGCCGCCGTGCTGGGAGGATTTTCCCTAAGGGGAGGGGAGGGGTCCGTTGTCGGCGTCGTGTTGGGTGTCGTTCTGCTGCAGATGCTTCAGAATCTCGTCAATCTGCTCGGCATTCCCTCATCGCTCAACTTTGCGGTTATGGGCAGCGTAATCCTGATCGGTGTCATCGCAGACAATCAGATCGCCAAACACAGGAACTCCCGGCGCCAGGCAAGCGCCCTTGCGACCATTGCACCGGCCAACCGGGAGCCGCGTTCGGAAGCGGTATGA